The following proteins are encoded in a genomic region of Leptospira kirschneri serovar Cynopteri str. 3522 CT:
- the chrA gene encoding chromate efflux transporter, whose product MIPSFGETIRFWFRLGWFSFGGPAGQINLMYQTLVEEKKWIDEDQFRHALNYCMFLPGPEAQQLATYLGWILHGTAGGIFAGLFFILPSVFIFIGISIFYFYYGSASLVILFFNGVKPAILSVIFMAFTNLVFKSIKSNGQIFCFLLTSIGILFFSIPYPYLLLFAMFCGFVSFYFNKNNVTLPQIDTPSVTSSKRSENTTSLEKVDLQTNLKIKHLEYFEYSEILKQLSRAVTIGLILWTLPLLWILLFLKKEFLFWKELILFFSKTALITFGGAYAILPSVADFATHQAHWISANEMIDSIAFGESTPGPLVMVLTFVGFLAGANRFGSISYGLLGLLLTAYYTFLPSFILILGGASIVEKSKESDLLKSAFSYVSVCVCGVIFYLTIFFAKSILIEPSTNWELWVQHPLTQTKYFSFFWTALGVLFLKLKKEYSIFWIFFSGIFFLGIDLIFHL is encoded by the coding sequence TTGATTCCTTCATTTGGAGAAACGATTCGTTTTTGGTTTCGGTTAGGCTGGTTCAGTTTCGGCGGTCCCGCGGGACAAATTAATCTTATGTATCAAACCCTCGTAGAAGAAAAAAAATGGATCGATGAAGATCAATTCCGCCATGCACTAAACTACTGTATGTTTCTTCCGGGTCCGGAGGCACAACAACTCGCAACGTATTTAGGTTGGATCTTACACGGAACCGCAGGAGGAATTTTTGCCGGTCTTTTTTTTATCCTTCCCTCCGTTTTCATTTTTATAGGAATTAGTATATTCTACTTTTATTATGGATCTGCATCATTAGTGATTTTGTTTTTCAACGGAGTCAAACCAGCAATATTATCTGTCATTTTTATGGCATTTACAAACTTGGTTTTTAAAAGTATTAAATCCAATGGACAAATTTTTTGTTTTTTACTCACTTCTATCGGTATTTTATTTTTTTCAATTCCCTATCCGTATCTTCTTTTGTTCGCTATGTTTTGCGGTTTCGTTTCGTTTTATTTCAATAAAAATAATGTTACACTACCACAAATAGATACTCCGTCCGTTACTTCTTCAAAAAGATCCGAAAATACTACTTCCCTAGAGAAAGTCGATCTACAAACAAATTTAAAAATTAAACATTTAGAATATTTTGAATATTCTGAAATTCTTAAACAATTAAGTCGTGCAGTAACAATCGGTTTAATTCTTTGGACGTTACCTCTTCTTTGGATTTTATTATTTTTAAAAAAAGAATTCTTATTTTGGAAAGAATTGATTTTATTTTTTTCTAAAACCGCTTTAATCACGTTTGGCGGAGCATATGCAATCTTACCTAGTGTTGCCGATTTTGCAACCCACCAAGCCCATTGGATCAGTGCCAACGAAATGATAGACTCCATTGCCTTTGGCGAAAGTACGCCGGGACCACTGGTAATGGTGTTAACGTTCGTGGGTTTTTTAGCCGGTGCAAATCGTTTCGGTTCTATTTCTTACGGTTTATTGGGGCTTTTGTTAACCGCGTATTATACGTTTTTACCTTCTTTTATATTGATTTTAGGAGGTGCAAGTATAGTCGAAAAATCAAAAGAATCCGATCTGTTAAAAAGCGCTTTCAGTTACGTAAGCGTTTGTGTATGCGGAGTGATTTTTTATCTCACGATTTTTTTTGCGAAATCGATTTTAATTGAACCTTCAACCAATTGGGAACTCTGGGTTCAACATCCATTGACTCAAACAAAATATTTTTCCTTTTTTTGGACGGCACTTGGTGTTCTTTTTTTAAAACTTAAAAAAGAATATTCTATTTTCTGGATATTCTTTAGTGGGATCTTTTTTTTAGGAATCGATCTGATTTTTCATTTATGA
- a CDS encoding class I SAM-dependent methyltransferase: MNFRDHFSSHSSFYSEFRPGYPKDLFYYLKSLSPNGKIVWDCGTGTGQAAVSLGEFFEKVIASDPSENQIANAEPHQNVEYRVCKAENSILRNHEVDLITVAQAFHWFDFEPFYREVIRVGKKKGILAIWGYGLHSISFEIDRLVDKLYVEIVGSYWPPERKYVEEKYKNIPFPFEEIVPPHFSMKEEWNVDQLLGYLRTWSSVQKYIQKNESDPVLLIEEDIRNSWGPAQTKTVEWPLFFKIGRLPG; this comes from the coding sequence ATGAATTTCAGAGATCATTTTTCTTCCCACTCTTCTTTTTATTCTGAATTTAGACCCGGTTATCCTAAGGATCTATTTTATTATCTCAAAAGTTTGTCCCCTAATGGCAAAATAGTCTGGGATTGTGGTACTGGAACCGGTCAAGCGGCGGTTTCTCTAGGAGAATTTTTCGAAAAAGTAATTGCGAGTGATCCTAGTGAAAATCAAATCGCAAACGCAGAACCTCATCAAAACGTCGAATATAGGGTTTGTAAAGCAGAAAATTCTATATTAAGAAATCATGAAGTAGATTTGATTACGGTGGCACAAGCGTTTCACTGGTTTGATTTTGAACCATTTTATAGAGAAGTGATTCGAGTCGGAAAGAAAAAAGGAATTCTCGCAATCTGGGGTTATGGGCTACATTCGATTTCTTTTGAAATTGATCGGCTCGTTGATAAACTCTACGTAGAAATTGTGGGTTCGTATTGGCCTCCAGAAAGAAAATACGTAGAAGAAAAATACAAAAACATTCCTTTTCCCTTTGAGGAAATTGTTCCTCCTCATTTTAGTATGAAGGAAGAATGGAACGTGGATCAATTATTGGGTTATCTCAGGACCTGGTCCAGCGTTCAAAAATACATTCAAAAAAATGAATCCGATCCGGTACTTTTAATCGAAGAAGATATTCGAAATTCTTGGGGTCCGGCTCAGACAAAAACAGTAGAATGGCCTCTCTTTTTTAAAATCGGGAGACTTCCAGGTTGA